In Penaeus vannamei isolate JL-2024 chromosome 4, ASM4276789v1, whole genome shotgun sequence, a single window of DNA contains:
- the LOC138861642 gene encoding protein SON-like — translation MGLANGLREIALSLGTIKDYRRLPEAFYGLPGLPETSNDYKGLPETSKDYLRLRETKTSNDYQGLPETSNDYLRLRETSNGYQGLPETSNDYQGLPETSNDYQGLPETSNDYQGLPETSNDYQGLPETSNDYQGLPETSNDYLRLLETSNDYLRLRETSNGYQGLPETSNDYQGLPETSNDYQGLPETNYERLATATRDYQRLATTTRDYQRLATTTRDYQRLATTTRDYERLATATREYERLATATRDYQRLATTTRDYQRLATTTRDYERLATTTRDYERLATTTRDYQRLATTTRDYQRLATTTRDYQTLATTI, via the exons ATGGGACTAGCAAACGGACTGCGAGAGATTGCTTTATCACTAGGGACTATAAAGGACTACAGGAGACTACCAGAGGCCTTCTATGGACTACCG GGACTACCAGAGACTAGCAACGACTACAAGGGACTACCAGAGACTAGCAAAGACTATCTGAGACTACGAGAGACTA AGACTAGCAACGACTACCAGGGACTACCAGAGACTAGCAACGACTATCTGAGACTACGAGAGACTAGCAACGGCTACCAGGGACTACCAGAGACTAGCAACGACTACCAGGGACTACCAGAGACTAGCAACGACTACCAGGGACTACCAGAGACTAGCAACGACTACCAGGGACTACCAGAGACTAGCAACGACTACCAGGGACTACCAGAGACTAGCAACGACTACCAGGGACTACCAGAGACTAGCAACGACTATCTGAGACTACTAGAGACTAGCAACGACTATCTGAGACTACGAGAGACTAGCAACGGCTACCAGGGACTACCAGAGACTAGCAACGACTACCAGGGACTACCAGAGACTAGCAACGACTACCAGGGACTACCAGAGACTA ACTACGAGAGACTAGCAACGGCTACCAGGGACTACCAGAGACTAGCAACGACTACCAGGGACTACCAGAGACTAGCAACGACTACCAGGGACTACCAGAGACTAGCAACGACTACCAGGGACTATGAGAGACTAGCAACGGCTACCAGGGAATATGAGAGACTAGCAACGGCTACCAGGGACTACCAGAGACTAGCAACGACTACCAGGGACTACCAGAGACTAGCAACGACTACCAGGGACTATGAGAGACTAGCAACGACTACCAGGGACTATGAGAGACTAGCAACGACTACCAGGGACTACCAGAGACTAGCAACGACTACCAGGGACTACCAGAGACTAGCAACGACTACCAGAGACTACCAGACACTAGCAACGACTATCTGA